One window from the genome of Myripristis murdjan chromosome 6, fMyrMur1.1, whole genome shotgun sequence encodes:
- the hbp1 gene encoding HMG box-containing protein 1 isoform X1, with protein sequence MDDSFDPLKCNEDLPSSPGCNMDYDDMPELQEVEEDQRSPGLFQVGAGVSHQELSSSPSTNWLTELANIATSPQSPLLKDAPHKRSSPVHIFGTSNSLHSYARPPLASSAPNPSRGHLRERRRIRASSESESGVFSMSSSFSDDEDMAWSHSWPSTAWHCFLKGTRLRFHKGPNVEWQDADDLGDSDDDSDDETMMPSSSLKNYGLEGLKLVSHEETVSFGQAVLKLTFDPGSPDDGLLTAECRLDHPFFVKNKGWSSFYPSLTVVHHGIPCYEMQLGDLCLPPNHPDAINCDDSVVFDTFRSYDFTPLDSSAVYVLSSMARQRRTSQSSGGAVSPDCDKLERSSSPQSSSSKSNRSHTSGTASGATPTKCKRPMNAFMLFAKKYRVEYTQMYPGKDNRAISVILGDKWKKMKSEERRMYTMEAKALAEEQKRLNPDCWKRKRTNSGSQQT encoded by the exons ATGGATGACTCCTTTGATCCGCTCAAGTGTAATGAGGACCTGCCCTCCTCACCTGGGTGCAACATGGATTATG ATGATATGCCAGAgctgcaggaggtggaggaggaccaGAGGTCTCCGGGTTTGTTTCAGGTGGGAGCAGGAGTGTCTCACCAGGAGCTCAGCAGCTCTCCCAGCACCAACTGGCTCACTGAGCTGGCCAACATTGCCACCAGTCCTCAGAGCCCGCTCCTGAAGGATGCTCCTCACAAGAG GTCATCTCCTGTCCACATCTTTGGCACCAGTAACAGTTTACATTCCTATGCCAGGCCACCATTAGCCAGCAGTGCACCCAACCCCTCTAGAGGCCACCTCAGGGAGCGCAGGCGCATCAGG GCCAGCAGTGAATCAGAGTCTGGAGTTTTCTCCATGTCCTCATCATTCTCCGATGATGAAGACATGGCCTGGTCTCATTCCTGGCCCTCCACAGCCTGGCATTGCTTCCTGAAAg GAACTCGCCTCCGCTTCCACAAAGGACCTAATGTGGAATGGCAAGATGCCGATGACCTCGGAGATTCTGATGACGACTCAGATGATGAAACCATGATGCCATCATCCTCTCTCAAG AATTATGGTTTAGAGGGGCTGAAGTTGGTGAGCCATGAAGAGACAGTGTCTTTTGGACAGGCAGTCCTCaaactgacctttgaccctggaTCACCCGATGATGGTCTTTTAACGGCCGAATGTCGACTGGATCACCCTTTCTTTGTCAAAAACaaag gGTGGTCCTCCTTTTATCCGAGCCTTACCGTGGTGCACCATGGGATTCCTTGCTACGAGATGCAGCTGGGTGACCTGTGTCTGCCACCAAACCACCCAGATGCCATTAACTGTGATGACTCTGTCGTCTTTGATACTTTCAGGAG TTATGACTTCACCCCGCTGGACTCTTCAGCAGTGTATGTTCTCAGCAGCATGGCTCGCCAGCGCAGGACCTCCCAGTCCAGCGGGGGCGCTGTTAGCCCAGACTGTGATAAACTGGAGCGCTCCAGCTCCCCCCAATCCTCTAGTAGCAAATCAAACAGGAGCCACACCTCAGGGACAGCCAGTGGTGCCACACCCACAAAATGCAAGCGGCCAATGAATGCCTTCATGCTCTTCGCTAAAAAGTACAGGGTGGAGTACACGCAGATGTATCCTGGGAAAGATAACAG AGCCATAAGTGTGATCCTGGGTGACAAGTGGAAGAAGATGAagagcgaggagaggaggatgtaCACCATGGAGGCCAAGGCTCTGGCTGAGGAGCAGAAAAGACTGAATCCAGACTGCTGGAAACGCAAAAGAACCAACTCA GGTTCCCAGCAGACCTAG
- the hbp1 gene encoding HMG box-containing protein 1 isoform X2, whose amino-acid sequence MRTCPPHLGATWIMMICQSCRRWRRTRGLRVCFRSSPVHIFGTSNSLHSYARPPLASSAPNPSRGHLRERRRIRASSESESGVFSMSSSFSDDEDMAWSHSWPSTAWHCFLKGTRLRFHKGPNVEWQDADDLGDSDDDSDDETMMPSSSLKNYGLEGLKLVSHEETVSFGQAVLKLTFDPGSPDDGLLTAECRLDHPFFVKNKGWSSFYPSLTVVHHGIPCYEMQLGDLCLPPNHPDAINCDDSVVFDTFRSYDFTPLDSSAVYVLSSMARQRRTSQSSGGAVSPDCDKLERSSSPQSSSSKSNRSHTSGTASGATPTKCKRPMNAFMLFAKKYRVEYTQMYPGKDNRAISVILGDKWKKMKSEERRMYTMEAKALAEEQKRLNPDCWKRKRTNSGSQQT is encoded by the exons ATGAGGACCTGCCCTCCTCACCTGGGTGCAACATGGATTATG ATGATATGCCAGAgctgcaggaggtggaggaggaccaGAGGTCTCCGGGTTTGTTTCAG GTCATCTCCTGTCCACATCTTTGGCACCAGTAACAGTTTACATTCCTATGCCAGGCCACCATTAGCCAGCAGTGCACCCAACCCCTCTAGAGGCCACCTCAGGGAGCGCAGGCGCATCAGG GCCAGCAGTGAATCAGAGTCTGGAGTTTTCTCCATGTCCTCATCATTCTCCGATGATGAAGACATGGCCTGGTCTCATTCCTGGCCCTCCACAGCCTGGCATTGCTTCCTGAAAg GAACTCGCCTCCGCTTCCACAAAGGACCTAATGTGGAATGGCAAGATGCCGATGACCTCGGAGATTCTGATGACGACTCAGATGATGAAACCATGATGCCATCATCCTCTCTCAAG AATTATGGTTTAGAGGGGCTGAAGTTGGTGAGCCATGAAGAGACAGTGTCTTTTGGACAGGCAGTCCTCaaactgacctttgaccctggaTCACCCGATGATGGTCTTTTAACGGCCGAATGTCGACTGGATCACCCTTTCTTTGTCAAAAACaaag gGTGGTCCTCCTTTTATCCGAGCCTTACCGTGGTGCACCATGGGATTCCTTGCTACGAGATGCAGCTGGGTGACCTGTGTCTGCCACCAAACCACCCAGATGCCATTAACTGTGATGACTCTGTCGTCTTTGATACTTTCAGGAG TTATGACTTCACCCCGCTGGACTCTTCAGCAGTGTATGTTCTCAGCAGCATGGCTCGCCAGCGCAGGACCTCCCAGTCCAGCGGGGGCGCTGTTAGCCCAGACTGTGATAAACTGGAGCGCTCCAGCTCCCCCCAATCCTCTAGTAGCAAATCAAACAGGAGCCACACCTCAGGGACAGCCAGTGGTGCCACACCCACAAAATGCAAGCGGCCAATGAATGCCTTCATGCTCTTCGCTAAAAAGTACAGGGTGGAGTACACGCAGATGTATCCTGGGAAAGATAACAG AGCCATAAGTGTGATCCTGGGTGACAAGTGGAAGAAGATGAagagcgaggagaggaggatgtaCACCATGGAGGCCAAGGCTCTGGCTGAGGAGCAGAAAAGACTGAATCCAGACTGCTGGAAACGCAAAAGAACCAACTCA GGTTCCCAGCAGACCTAG
- the prkar2b gene encoding cAMP-dependent protein kinase type II-beta regulatory subunit, with product MSIEIPEGLTELLQSFTVEVLRNQPRDLLEFALQYFTQLKDSETKEASFGNDQNSAPRPGKAVNFIDEAMQIDSENGEEEEEEDDEEFIAPIINRYIRRASVCAEAFNPDEDEEDKEPRVTHPKTDKQRQRLQEACRDILLFKNLEPEEMSQVLDAMFEKFCTDGEHIIDQDDDGDNFYVIESGTFNIFMRVEGTEKMVGSYDNRGSFGELALMYNTPRAATIIATSPGALWCLDRLTFRRIIVKNNAKKRKLYEAFIETLPLLTSLELSERMKVVDVLSSKVYSDAQQIIAQGDLADCFYIVESGQVRITMKRSRTKKDQEEEEVDIATCSRGQYFGELALVTNKPRAASAYAVGSVKCLVMDVQAFERLLGPCMDIMKRNIANYEEQLVTLFGCSTDIEEQNA from the exons ATGAGTATAGAAATTCCTGAAGGACTGACGGAGCTGTTACAGAGCTTTACCGTGGAAGTATTAAGGAATCAGCCCAGGGATTTACTCGAGTTTGCATTACAGTACTTCACTCAGCTGAAGGACAGTGAAACCAAAGAGGCCTCGTTTGGCAATGACCAAAATTCGGCCCCAAGACCTGGTAAAGCGGTCAATTTCATTGACGAAGCCATGCAGATCGATTCGGAAaacggagaggaggaggaggaagaggatgacgaGGAATTCATAG CCCCCATTATTAACAGATACATCAGAAGAGCATCAG TATGTGCTGAAGCATTCAACcctgatgaagatgaggaggataAAGAACCAAGG GTCACCCATCCTAAAACAGACAAGCAGAGACAAAGACTACAGGAGGCATGTAGGGACATTCTTCTGTTTAAAAATTTGGAACCG GAAGAGATGTCTCAAGTTCTGGATGCCATGTTTGAGAAGTTCTGCACAGATGGAGAGCACATCATTGATCAAGATGACGATGGAGACAACTTCTATGTTATTGAAAG tgggACATTTAACATATTCATGAGGGTTGAAGGCACAGAGAAGATGGTAGGCTCCTATGACAACCGAGGGAGCTTTGGGGAGTTGGCGTTGATGTACAACACCCCGAGGGCAGCTACAATAATCGCCACTTCGCCTGGAGCCCTTTGGTGCCTG GATCGTCTGACTTTCAGGAGGATCATAGTTAAAAACAATGCCAAGAAAAGGAAGCTGTATGAAGCGTTCATTGAAACATTGCCGCTTCTTACATCGTTAGAG CTATCAGAGAGAATGAAGGTAGTAGATGTGCTCTCCTCCAAGGTATACAGTGATGCACAACAGATTATTGCTCAG GGTGATCTAGCCGATTGCTTCTATATTGTTGAGTCCGGTCAAGTTAGAATCACCATGAAGAGGAGCAGG acaaaaaaagaccaagaggaagaggaggtagaCATAGCCACATGCTCCAGAGGCCAGTATTTTGGGGAACTGGCACTTGTCACAAACAAGCCCAGAGCTGCATCAGCCTATGCTGTGGGAAGCGTCAAATGTTTGG TCATGGACGTTCAGGCCTTTGAGAGATTGCTTGGCCCATGCATGGACATCATGAAGAGAAACATTGCAAACTATGAAGAGCAGCTGGTCACCCTGTTTGGTTGTAGCACTGACATTGAGGaacaaaatgcatga